A window from Pseudooceanicola algae encodes these proteins:
- a CDS encoding sensor histidine kinase, translated as MSDQITTSHQITPAASVTADEVEELIYVITHDLRGSFRAIQLIPDFIREDLSGLPPLQQEVLDGHVGMLKTIAGRCDRMLVDLRDYSRIGRCADPVSDHAVSALLDHARADLALSESFDLTSAGSGIVTGPRNELNLLFACLISNAVKHHDQDRGTIRVAITTSGQMQQISISDDGPGIPAHLREEAFGVLRTLKSRDVCEGSGMGLPIARKIITRLGGSVTIGDNPAGRGTRITLTLPGHPGQ; from the coding sequence ATGTCGGATCAAATCACCACGTCGCACCAGATCACGCCCGCCGCCTCCGTCACCGCTGACGAGGTGGAAGAGCTGATTTATGTCATCACCCACGACCTGCGCGGCAGTTTCCGCGCCATCCAGCTGATCCCCGACTTCATTCGGGAGGACCTCAGCGGGCTCCCCCCGCTTCAGCAAGAGGTGCTGGATGGGCACGTCGGGATGCTGAAGACAATTGCCGGACGCTGCGACCGCATGCTTGTGGATCTGCGCGATTATTCCCGCATCGGGCGCTGTGCCGATCCCGTATCCGATCATGCAGTCAGCGCATTGCTGGACCACGCACGGGCCGACCTGGCCCTGAGCGAAAGTTTTGATCTGACCTCTGCAGGCAGCGGAATCGTGACCGGACCGCGCAACGAACTCAACCTGCTGTTCGCCTGCCTGATTTCCAACGCGGTCAAACATCACGATCAGGACAGGGGTACGATCCGGGTGGCGATCACGACCTCGGGCCAGATGCAGCAGATCAGCATCAGCGACGATGGCCCCGGCATCCCCGCGCATCTGCGCGAAGAGGCCTTCGGCGTACTCCGTACCCTGAAATCCCGCGATGTCTGCGAAGGCTCGGGCATGGGCCTGCCCATCGCACGCAAGATCATCACGCGCCTTGGCGGCTCCGTCACGATCGGTGACAATCCGGCCGGCCGGGGCACCCGGATCACCCTGACCTTGCCCGGTCATCCCGGACAATAG
- a CDS encoding response regulator: protein MTPGTSVTVTRGEPQPQVIDVLVLDDSRFDAMFIQRECRRTELPVRVSIAPDMAKFREMLSKRPYHLVFIDYLLPDGDGLAAREMMKDGSQNESAPVVMISGEARHDVAVEAMKGGCIDYKAKSDLTPDALRQLILRALEVGAQVNKANLQEALDAQRQDIVSAMRDVIRQELGISGQKGESGQIREVLQSYGMIAEDGDTDWEEIFRNPATNFVFRTH, encoded by the coding sequence ATGACCCCCGGTACCTCGGTGACCGTCACGCGGGGTGAACCCCAGCCGCAGGTGATCGACGTTCTGGTGCTTGACGATAGCCGGTTCGATGCGATGTTCATCCAGCGCGAATGCCGCCGGACCGAATTGCCGGTTCGGGTATCCATTGCCCCCGACATGGCCAAGTTTCGCGAGATGCTGTCCAAACGGCCCTATCATCTTGTCTTCATCGACTACCTGCTGCCTGACGGCGACGGGCTGGCTGCACGCGAGATGATGAAAGACGGTAGCCAGAACGAATCCGCGCCGGTTGTGATGATCAGTGGCGAGGCCCGTCATGACGTTGCGGTCGAGGCGATGAAGGGTGGCTGTATCGACTACAAGGCAAAGTCCGATCTGACACCCGATGCCCTGCGACAGCTGATCCTGCGGGCGTTGGAAGTCGGGGCCCAGGTCAACAAGGCAAATCTGCAAGAGGCTTTGGATGCGCAGCGCCAGGACATTGTTTCGGCCATGCGCGATGTGATCCGGCAGGAACTGGGCATTTCTGGTCAAAAGGGCGAGTCCGGCCAGATCCGCGAAGTGCTGCAAAGCTACGGCATGATCGCGGAGGATGGAGATACGGATTGGGAAGAGATCTTCCGCAACCCCGCAACAAACTTTGTTTTCCGAACCCATTGA
- the phnD gene encoding phosphonate ABC transporter substrate-binding protein has protein sequence MKKLIAAALATTALTGAASAQEITEFRLGILGGENAQDRMASNQCYADKIADALGVPVRVFTPADYNGIIQGLLGGTIDLAWMGASGYAATYIADPEAVEPVLVKQNLDGSIGYYSVGFARKDSGITSLADMKGKTFGFGDPNSTSGYLIPSIEIPKAGEEITMEPGDYFKDVVFTGGHEQTIVAVANGDVDGGVTWADGLGDWEDGYNSGALRKAVDGGLVDMNDMVQIWQSNIIPEGPMVVRKALPADVRETVTQLTADLWENDADCAYGVASGDAKDFIPVTHETYESVVAARLSQSN, from the coding sequence ATGAAGAAACTGATCGCGGCCGCGCTGGCCACCACTGCCCTGACCGGAGCCGCTTCCGCCCAGGAGATCACCGAATTCCGCCTTGGCATCCTCGGCGGCGAAAACGCCCAGGACCGCATGGCCTCCAACCAATGCTACGCCGACAAGATTGCCGACGCGCTGGGCGTGCCGGTGCGCGTCTTTACCCCGGCCGACTACAACGGCATCATCCAGGGCCTGCTGGGCGGCACCATCGACCTCGCCTGGATGGGCGCCTCGGGTTACGCCGCCACCTATATCGCCGATCCCGAAGCGGTCGAGCCGGTGCTCGTCAAGCAGAACCTCGACGGCTCGATCGGCTACTACTCGGTCGGTTTCGCGCGCAAGGACAGCGGCATCACCTCGCTGGCGGACATGAAGGGCAAGACCTTCGGCTTCGGCGATCCGAATTCGACCTCGGGCTACCTGATCCCCTCGATCGAGATCCCCAAGGCGGGCGAAGAGATCACCATGGAGCCGGGCGACTACTTCAAGGATGTCGTCTTCACCGGCGGGCATGAGCAGACCATCGTCGCCGTGGCCAATGGCGACGTGGACGGCGGCGTGACCTGGGCCGACGGCCTGGGTGACTGGGAAGACGGCTACAACTCCGGTGCGCTGCGCAAGGCGGTTGACGGCGGCCTGGTCGACATGAACGACATGGTGCAGATCTGGCAGTCCAACATCATCCCCGAAGGCCCGATGGTCGTGCGCAAGGCCCTGCCGGCCGATGTGCGCGAAACCGTCACCCAGCTGACCGCCGACCTGTGGGAAAACGACGCCGATTGCGCCTATGGCGTGGCCTCGGGCGACGCCAAGGATTTCATCCCCGTCACCCACGAGACCTATGAATCGGTCGTCGCCGCGCGCCTGTCGCAAAGCAACTGA
- a CDS encoding CoA-binding protein: MEYSDSYLKSILQRSRVIVMVGASPRRDRPSHGVMGFLQSAGYRVLPVNPGQAGQKILGEKVYASLEEVAADHGPEVDMIDIFRRPEAVPDLVAEALERFPKLSAIWMQLGVVSPEGAALAHLRDVGVVMDRCPKIEYPRLLGAA; the protein is encoded by the coding sequence ATGGAATACAGCGATTCATATCTCAAATCGATTCTGCAACGCAGCCGCGTGATCGTGATGGTCGGGGCCTCGCCGCGCCGGGATCGCCCCAGTCACGGCGTCATGGGATTCCTGCAATCGGCGGGGTATCGGGTTCTGCCGGTCAATCCCGGACAGGCCGGCCAGAAGATCCTCGGGGAAAAAGTATATGCCTCGCTGGAAGAGGTGGCCGCCGACCACGGGCCGGAAGTCGATATGATCGATATCTTCCGCCGCCCCGAGGCCGTGCCGGACCTCGTCGCCGAGGCGTTGGAGCGTTTCCCCAAGCTCTCCGCGATCTGGATGCAACTGGGCGTCGTCAGTCCGGAGGGCGCGGCGCTGGCGCATCTGCGGGACGTGGGTGTGGTGATGGATCGCTGCCCGAAGATCGAATATCCGCGACTGCTCGGCGCAGCTTAA
- the rlmB gene encoding 23S rRNA (guanosine(2251)-2'-O)-methyltransferase RlmB encodes MKKPKWVIEKEQAKRAGAAETVWLFGLHAVRDALENPAREKLRLVLTRNAADKLAEAIAQAGIEPEISDPRNFAAPIDPQSVHQGAALEVKPLDWGGIADCCLGDGTRPPRVLLLDRVTDPHNVGAILRSAEVFGACAVIAPRHHSAPETGALAKTASGALERQPYLQVRNLSDAITELQKMGYLVLGLAGEAEQEIETALEGQKDRAVALVLGAEGPGLRQKTRETCDALVRIDFAGAFGSLNVSNAAAVSLYATIR; translated from the coding sequence ATGAAAAAACCCAAATGGGTGATCGAGAAGGAACAGGCGAAACGGGCCGGCGCGGCCGAAACCGTCTGGCTGTTCGGATTGCATGCCGTGCGTGATGCGCTTGAAAACCCGGCGCGCGAAAAACTGCGCCTTGTGCTGACCCGCAACGCCGCCGACAAGCTGGCCGAGGCGATTGCCCAGGCCGGGATCGAGCCCGAAATCAGCGACCCGCGTAATTTCGCCGCCCCCATTGATCCGCAATCGGTGCACCAGGGCGCCGCGCTGGAAGTGAAACCGCTGGATTGGGGTGGAATCGCGGATTGCTGCCTTGGCGACGGGACGCGCCCGCCGCGCGTGCTGTTGCTGGACCGGGTGACCGATCCGCATAACGTCGGCGCAATCCTGCGGTCGGCCGAGGTCTTCGGCGCCTGTGCCGTGATTGCGCCGCGCCATCATTCCGCCCCCGAAACCGGCGCGCTGGCCAAAACCGCAAGCGGGGCGCTGGAACGCCAGCCCTATCTACAGGTGCGCAACCTGTCCGATGCGATCACCGAGTTGCAGAAGATGGGCTATCTGGTGCTGGGACTGGCCGGGGAAGCGGAGCAAGAGATCGAAACCGCGCTTGAAGGTCAGAAGGACCGCGCTGTCGCACTGGTGCTGGGCGCCGAAGGGCCGGGCTTGCGGCAGAAAACCCGCGAGACCTGTGATGCTCTGGTACGGATCGACTTTGCCGGGGCTTTCGGATCGCTCAACGTGTCCAATGCAGCGGCGGTCTCGCTTTACGCGACAATTCGTTAA
- the phnC gene encoding phosphonate ABC transporter ATP-binding protein has protein sequence MLQIEQLTKTFGRNNAVDNATISIDRSMMIGIIGRSGAGKSTLLRMLNRLEDSTSGAIHFEGREITSLKTGEKRAWQAQCAMIFQQFNLVPRMDVVSNVLHGTLNRRSTFASLLNLYPQEDIHRAIDILERLGIAEHAPKRAEALSGGQQQRVAIARALMQDPRIILADEPIASLDPMNAQVVMEALRRIHEEDGRMVIANLHTLDTARRYCDRVIGMRDGRIVFDGTPEQLTTGVARDIYGADAGFSEAATSTEIGALDRVGLTPVTA, from the coding sequence GTGCTTCAGATAGAACAACTGACGAAGACCTTCGGCCGCAACAACGCGGTGGACAATGCCACGATCAGCATCGATCGATCGATGATGATCGGGATCATCGGGCGCTCCGGCGCGGGGAAGTCGACCCTGCTGCGTATGCTCAACCGGCTCGAGGACAGCACCTCGGGTGCGATCCACTTCGAGGGGCGCGAGATCACCAGCCTCAAGACCGGCGAAAAGCGTGCCTGGCAGGCGCAATGCGCGATGATCTTCCAGCAGTTCAACCTGGTGCCGCGCATGGATGTGGTCAGCAACGTACTGCATGGTACGCTGAACCGGCGCTCGACCTTTGCCTCGCTGCTGAATCTCTATCCGCAGGAAGACATCCATCGTGCCATCGACATCCTGGAACGGCTCGGCATTGCCGAACATGCACCCAAGCGGGCCGAGGCGCTTTCGGGGGGCCAGCAGCAGCGTGTCGCCATTGCCCGCGCCCTGATGCAGGATCCCCGGATCATCCTGGCCGATGAACCCATCGCCAGCCTCGATCCGATGAATGCCCAGGTCGTCATGGAGGCGCTGCGCCGCATCCACGAAGAAGACGGCCGCATGGTCATCGCCAACCTTCACACGCTCGACACGGCGCGGCGCTATTGCGACCGCGTGATCGGCATGCGCGACGGTCGCATCGTCTTTGACGGCACGCCCGAGCAGCTGACCACCGGTGTCGCGCGCGACATCTACGGCGCGGACGCCGGCTTTTCCGAAGCCGCGACCTCGACCGAGATCGGGGCGCTGGATCGCGTCGGCCTCACCCCCGTCACAGCCTGA
- the hisA gene encoding 1-(5-phosphoribosyl)-5-[(5-phosphoribosylamino)methylideneamino]imidazole-4-carboxamide isomerase, giving the protein MILYPAIDLKDGQAVRLFKGDMDKATVFNDDPAAQAMEFVEAGCDWLHLVDLNGAFAGAPVNAAPVEAILERTKVPAQLGGGIRDMATIETWLKKGLARVILGTVAVEDPALVKQAAAAFPGQVAVGIDARNGFVATKGWATETEVTALDLARRFEDAGVAAIIYTDINRDGAMQGPNTEATADLARAVSIPVIASGGVSSLADLQALKDCGAALNGAISGRALYDGAIDLREALALLKA; this is encoded by the coding sequence ATGATCCTTTACCCCGCCATCGACCTGAAGGACGGCCAGGCCGTACGACTGTTCAAGGGCGACATGGACAAGGCCACCGTGTTCAACGACGACCCCGCCGCCCAGGCGATGGAGTTTGTCGAGGCGGGTTGCGATTGGCTGCACCTGGTCGATCTGAACGGCGCCTTTGCCGGTGCCCCGGTCAATGCCGCCCCGGTCGAGGCGATCCTTGAGCGCACCAAGGTGCCCGCCCAGCTGGGTGGCGGCATTCGCGACATGGCCACGATCGAGACCTGGCTGAAGAAGGGCCTCGCGCGGGTCATCCTTGGCACCGTTGCGGTCGAGGATCCCGCGCTGGTGAAACAGGCCGCCGCCGCCTTCCCCGGTCAGGTTGCCGTGGGCATCGACGCCCGCAACGGCTTTGTCGCGACCAAGGGCTGGGCGACCGAGACCGAGGTCACGGCGCTCGACCTTGCCCGCCGGTTCGAGGACGCGGGCGTCGCGGCGATCATCTACACAGACATCAACCGCGACGGCGCCATGCAGGGACCCAATACCGAGGCCACCGCCGATCTGGCCCGCGCGGTGTCGATCCCCGTCATCGCCTCGGGCGGGGTGTCGTCGCTGGCCGATCTTCAGGCGCTGAAGGATTGTGGCGCGGCGCTGAACGGCGCAATCTCCGGTCGCGCCCTCTACGATGGCGCCATCGACCTGCGCGAGGCGCTTGCGCTTCTCAAGGCCTGA
- the hisH gene encoding imidazole glycerol phosphate synthase subunit HisH — protein sequence MLTVLIDYESGNLHSAEKAFQRMAREVDGGEVIVSARPEDVARADRIVLPGDGAFPACRGALAGAGAGSVLEALSEAVETRGRPFLGICVGMQLMARQGHEYAETPGLGWIDGEVEKIRPGDPGLKVPHMGWNDLVIDTPHPVLAGIETGQHAYFVHSYHMVVNSPEQRLAHVDYGQPVTAIVGRDTMIGMQFHPEKSQATGLRLIANFLTWAP from the coding sequence ATGCTGACGGTTCTCATCGATTACGAAAGCGGCAACCTGCATTCCGCCGAAAAGGCCTTCCAGCGCATGGCCCGCGAGGTTGACGGCGGCGAAGTCATCGTCTCGGCCCGCCCCGAGGACGTGGCACGCGCCGACCGCATCGTGCTGCCCGGCGACGGGGCCTTTCCGGCCTGTCGCGGTGCACTCGCCGGAGCCGGTGCCGGGTCTGTCCTGGAAGCGCTGAGCGAAGCCGTGGAAACCCGCGGGCGGCCGTTTCTGGGGATCTGCGTCGGCATGCAGTTGATGGCGCGTCAGGGGCATGAATATGCCGAAACCCCCGGCCTTGGCTGGATCGACGGCGAAGTCGAAAAGATCCGCCCCGGCGATCCCGGCCTGAAGGTGCCGCACATGGGCTGGAACGACCTTGTGATCGACACACCCCATCCGGTGCTAGCGGGCATCGAAACCGGTCAGCATGCCTATTTCGTACATTCCTACCACATGGTGGTGAACAGCCCCGAACAGCGGCTGGCCCATGTCGATTACGGCCAGCCGGTGACGGCCATCGTCGGACGCGACACCATGATCGGCATGCAGTTCCACCCGGAGAAAAGCCAGGCGACGGGCCTGCGCCTGATCGCCAACTTCCTGACCTGGGCGCCCTGA
- the hisB gene encoding imidazoleglycerol-phosphate dehydratase HisB, which produces MRSAEITRTTAETKISVTIDLDGSGTYDNDTGVGFFDHMLDQLSRHSLIDMTIRCAGDTFIDDHHSVEDVGIALGQALTQALGDKRGIRRYGDCHLAMDDSLLRAALDLSGRPFLVWNVDFPTQKIGNFDTELVREFFQAFSTHGGITLHVDRLHGLNSHHIAEAAFKAVARALRVAVEADPRKGDAIPSTKGTL; this is translated from the coding sequence ATGCGCAGCGCCGAGATCACCCGCACCACAGCGGAAACCAAGATTTCCGTCACCATCGACCTTGATGGCAGCGGCACCTACGACAATGACACCGGCGTGGGGTTCTTCGACCACATGCTGGATCAACTGTCGCGCCATTCGCTGATCGACATGACGATCCGTTGCGCCGGCGATACCTTCATCGACGATCACCACAGCGTCGAGGATGTCGGCATCGCCCTTGGTCAGGCCCTGACCCAGGCGCTTGGCGACAAGCGTGGCATCCGGCGGTACGGCGATTGCCATCTTGCCATGGACGACAGCCTTCTGCGCGCCGCCCTCGACCTGTCGGGCCGGCCCTTCCTGGTCTGGAATGTTGATTTCCCGACCCAGAAGATCGGCAATTTCGACACCGAACTGGTGCGTGAATTCTTTCAGGCCTTTTCGACCCACGGTGGGATCACCCTGCATGTCGACAGGCTGCACGGGCTCAATTCCCACCATATCGCCGAGGCCGCTTTCAAGGCCGTCGCCCGCGCCCTGCGTGTCGCGGTCGAAGCCGATCCGCGCAAGGGTGACGCGATCCCGTCGACCAAAGGCACGCTTTGA
- a CDS encoding sensor histidine kinase, whose amino-acid sequence MTLASSTTSGAAGRYPPGALHQGTEAGFATAVALTPVPSLLVAQDGQILLTNAPLEHLFGYPPEALNNAPLDQLLPGNIRQRHPELIHAFWRDPTPRRLGQGRELFGRRLDGSLIPLEIGLTPVRVDGQAQVFVTIFDISARTISETRLLAALDASAAAMVMINDQGRIDLVNRAACDIFGLEAAALAGSQFDRYVADSALQVFYACREAFLTQSRPIRMSQGRVIAIRHPSGKETPVQISLAPIDGGTDGNVMVTLVDMTNRLAHERELKSRNDSLAALNDELRQFSYSASHDLRAPLATIAGLLDLCLEDFDAGDDVECRRNIAEALATSHHNIHKVEAVLTLARSGQDLERPETFDLAQAIRNCWEDLRADLEAEAEAADAIHPTEETGPFPTFTFTITGEAVVRTDSQMLMTAIENLLSNAWRFRDRKKRHQWVTVRLRLHPLSIAVSDNGLGIAEAEIPRVFELFRRSSGSSGHGLGLALVQKHVRRLGGSVAVNSGPDGTSFILTFPSMETVS is encoded by the coding sequence ATGACGCTTGCCTCGTCAACGACAAGTGGAGCCGCGGGTCGCTACCCGCCAGGTGCCCTGCATCAGGGGACGGAAGCCGGTTTTGCGACCGCTGTCGCCCTGACACCGGTGCCCTCGCTGCTTGTCGCTCAGGACGGGCAGATCCTGCTGACCAACGCCCCGCTGGAACACTTGTTCGGCTACCCACCAGAGGCCTTGAACAATGCGCCCCTGGACCAACTTCTGCCCGGCAATATCCGTCAGCGCCATCCTGAGCTGATTCACGCCTTCTGGCGCGATCCGACACCGCGCAGGTTGGGCCAGGGCCGCGAATTGTTCGGCCGTCGCCTCGACGGCAGCCTGATCCCTCTGGAAATCGGCCTGACCCCGGTCCGGGTGGATGGACAGGCCCAGGTCTTTGTCACCATCTTCGACATTTCCGCACGGACGATCAGCGAAACCCGGCTGTTGGCCGCGCTCGACGCCTCGGCGGCGGCGATGGTGATGATCAACGACCAGGGGCGGATCGATCTGGTGAACCGGGCCGCCTGCGACATCTTCGGCCTCGAAGCCGCCGCACTGGCCGGAAGCCAGTTCGACCGCTATGTCGCCGATTCTGCCCTGCAGGTCTTTTATGCCTGCCGCGAAGCCTTTCTCACCCAATCCCGGCCCATTCGGATGAGCCAGGGACGCGTGATCGCGATCCGCCATCCTTCGGGCAAGGAAACGCCGGTCCAGATATCGCTGGCGCCCATCGACGGTGGCACGGACGGCAATGTGATGGTGACGCTTGTGGATATGACCAACCGTTTGGCCCATGAACGCGAGTTGAAAAGCCGCAATGATTCTCTGGCCGCGCTGAACGATGAATTGCGCCAATTTTCTTATTCGGCCAGTCATGACCTGCGCGCGCCCCTGGCGACCATCGCCGGGCTCCTTGACCTCTGCCTTGAGGATTTCGACGCCGGTGACGATGTGGAATGCCGCCGCAATATCGCCGAAGCCCTGGCCACCAGCCACCACAACATTCACAAGGTCGAAGCGGTGCTGACCCTGGCCCGATCCGGGCAGGATCTTGAAAGACCGGAAACATTCGATCTGGCCCAGGCCATCCGCAACTGCTGGGAAGACCTGCGTGCCGACCTTGAAGCCGAAGCCGAGGCGGCCGATGCGATCCACCCGACCGAGGAGACGGGCCCGTTTCCGACCTTCACCTTCACGATCACCGGAGAGGCCGTGGTCCGGACAGATTCCCAGATGCTGATGACCGCCATAGAAAACCTTCTGTCGAATGCCTGGAGGTTTCGGGACCGCAAGAAGCGGCACCAATGGGTGACGGTCCGCCTGCGCCTTCATCCGCTGTCCATCGCCGTTTCGGACAACGGCCTGGGCATTGCGGAGGCCGAAATCCCGCGGGTTTTCGAGCTGTTTCGCCGATCCTCGGGCAGTTCCGGTCATGGGCTTGGCCTTGCGCTGGTCCAGAAACACGTGCGCCGCCTCGGCGGGTCCGTCGCCGTCAACAGCGGCCCGGACGGAACCAGTTTTATCCTGACTTTCCCAAGTATGGAGACCGTTTCATGA
- a CDS encoding DUF2147 domain-containing protein, with the protein MRKFTRILAATGLAVFAGGALADPVEGIWQTEVDEGAYAHVTIAPCADKYCGVISRTFNAGGEYSSENKGKPIVWDMQPKGGGAYAEGKIWQPSTGKVYRSKMEMTGNVLEVSGCVGPFCKSQSWRRVQ; encoded by the coding sequence ATGAGAAAATTCACCAGGATACTGGCCGCCACCGGTCTGGCCGTCTTCGCCGGGGGCGCCTTGGCCGATCCGGTCGAAGGCATCTGGCAGACCGAGGTCGACGAGGGCGCCTATGCCCATGTCACGATCGCGCCATGCGCCGACAAGTATTGCGGCGTGATCAGCCGAACCTTCAATGCAGGCGGCGAATATTCCAGCGAAAACAAGGGTAAACCCATCGTCTGGGATATGCAGCCCAAGGGCGGCGGGGCCTATGCGGAGGGCAAGATCTGGCAACCTTCGACCGGCAAGGTCTATCGCTCGAAGATGGAAATGACGGGTAATGTGCTGGAGGTCTCCGGCTGCGTCGGGCCCTTCTGCAAGAGCCAGAGCTGGCGCCGGGTGCAATAA
- a CDS encoding response regulator, producing the protein MIPTYIVDDVGSDRYIARRRLQKAGRFAPLNEATDGLNFLATFFSDDSLPTDSGIPPLILMDINMPELNGFETLNAMKIRLSKGTSARPVVAMFSSSDNERDIQRSAATGVVEHYFTKPINDEAIQTILETFRARGFAV; encoded by the coding sequence ATGATTCCGACTTACATCGTCGACGACGTCGGCTCGGATCGATACATCGCGCGTCGCCGGTTGCAGAAGGCCGGTCGGTTTGCACCACTGAACGAGGCGACCGATGGGCTGAATTTCCTGGCGACATTTTTTTCCGACGACAGCTTACCCACCGACTCCGGCATCCCGCCGTTGATCCTGATGGATATCAACATGCCCGAGCTGAACGGCTTCGAAACACTGAATGCCATGAAGATCCGCCTGTCCAAGGGAACCTCTGCCCGCCCGGTGGTTGCAATGTTCTCCTCTTCCGACAATGAACGGGACATCCAGCGGTCTGCCGCAACAGGCGTGGTCGAGCATTACTTCACCAAGCCCATCAATGACGAAGCCATCCAGACGATCCTGGAAACCTTCCGCGCCCGTGGCTTTGCGGTCTGA
- a CDS encoding phosphoribosyl-ATP diphosphatase codes for MTDTLTRLAATIDARKAADPDSSWTARLLAKGPEKCAEKFGEEAIEAIIEATKGDRTRLTSEAADVLYHLLVMLAARDVPLGDVLAELDRRDGTSGIDEKASRPKG; via the coding sequence ATGACCGACACCCTGACCCGCCTTGCCGCCACCATCGACGCCCGCAAGGCCGCTGATCCCGACAGCAGCTGGACCGCCCGGCTGCTGGCCAAGGGACCGGAAAAATGCGCCGAGAAATTCGGCGAAGAGGCCATCGAGGCGATCATCGAGGCCACCAAGGGCGACAGGACGCGCCTGACCTCGGAAGCGGCGGATGTGCTTTACCACCTGCTGGTGATGCTGGCGGCGCGCGACGTGCCGCTTGGCGATGTCCTGGCAGAACTGGACCGCCGTGACGGCACTTCTGGAATCGACGAAAAGGCCTCCCGCCCAAAGGGTTGA
- the hisF gene encoding imidazole glycerol phosphate synthase subunit HisF, translating into MLKTRIIPCLDVADGRVVKGVNFVDLRDAGDPVDAARAYDAAGADELCFLDIHATHENRGTMFDVVTRTAEQCYIPLTVGGGVRSAADVRALLLAGADKVSFNSAAVADPDVIARSADQFGSQCIVCAIDAKTVAPGKWEIFTHGGRKPTGIDAVEFARLVAAKGAGEILLTSMDRDGTRSGFNLPLTRAISDAVPVPVIASGGVGNLDHLVEGVTEGGASAVLAASIFHFGDYTVRQAKDHMAAAGIPMRLT; encoded by the coding sequence ATGCTGAAGACCCGCATCATCCCCTGCCTCGACGTGGCCGATGGCCGCGTGGTCAAGGGCGTGAATTTCGTGGATCTGCGCGATGCCGGCGATCCGGTGGACGCGGCCCGCGCCTATGATGCCGCCGGCGCGGATGAACTGTGCTTTCTCGACATCCATGCCACCCATGAAAACCGCGGCACCATGTTCGATGTGGTCACCCGCACGGCCGAGCAATGCTATATCCCGCTGACAGTGGGCGGCGGTGTGCGCAGTGCGGCCGATGTGCGCGCCCTTCTGCTGGCGGGGGCGGACAAGGTCAGCTTCAACTCCGCCGCCGTGGCCGACCCGGACGTGATCGCGCGGTCCGCCGACCAGTTCGGCAGCCAATGCATTGTCTGCGCCATCGACGCCAAGACCGTGGCCCCCGGCAAGTGGGAAATCTTTACCCATGGCGGGCGCAAACCCACGGGTATCGACGCGGTGGAATTCGCCCGCCTGGTTGCCGCCAAGGGCGCGGGGGAAATCCTGCTGACCTCGATGGATCGCGACGGCACGCGGTCTGGATTCAACCTGCCCCTGACCCGTGCGATTTCCGATGCGGTCCCGGTGCCGGTAATCGCCTCGGGCGGGGTCGGCAACCTGGATCACCTGGTCGAAGGGGTCACCGAGGGCGGTGCCTCGGCCGTGCTGGCCGCCTCGATCTTCCATTTCGGCGACTACACCGTCCGGCAGGCCAAGGACCACATGGCCGCCGCCGGCATCCCGATGAGGCTGACATGA